Proteins from a single region of Vulgatibacter sp.:
- a CDS encoding alkene reductase: protein MSKLFETLDLGDLQIPNRIVMAPMTRSRADDDGLVGPITATYYAQRAGAGLILSEGIFPTAMGKGYVRTPGLVTRAQTEAWRRVTDAVHEAGGRIFAQLMHTGRISDPSFLPGGALPVAPSAIAANGSTYTDAGLKPLPTPRALETGEIPAVIDAYRQATERAFEAGFDGVEFHAASGYLPEQFLSSETNRRTDRYGGSIENRLRFTLEALEAIVSVRGGGRVGIKIAPELGFNDLRDETPLETYGQLAESIAPLGLAYLHVTPGARPETWHELLRQRFGGAYLAGGGFDQQRATALLAAGGADGIVFGNAFIANPDLPARFRLGAPLAEADRSTFYSPGPSGYIDYPAVAA from the coding sequence ATGAGCAAGCTTTTCGAAACGCTGGATCTCGGTGACCTGCAGATTCCCAACCGGATCGTGATGGCGCCGATGACCCGGTCGCGGGCGGACGACGACGGCCTGGTCGGTCCGATCACCGCCACCTACTACGCGCAGCGGGCGGGCGCCGGCCTGATCCTGAGCGAGGGCATCTTCCCCACCGCCATGGGCAAGGGCTACGTGCGCACCCCGGGCCTGGTGACCCGGGCACAGACGGAGGCCTGGCGAAGGGTGACCGACGCGGTGCACGAGGCGGGGGGCAGGATTTTCGCCCAGCTGATGCACACCGGCCGCATCTCCGACCCCTCCTTCCTTCCGGGTGGCGCGCTGCCGGTGGCCCCGAGCGCCATCGCCGCGAACGGCAGCACCTATACCGACGCGGGCCTGAAGCCGCTACCCACGCCACGGGCCCTCGAGACGGGGGAGATCCCCGCGGTGATCGACGCCTACCGGCAGGCGACGGAGCGGGCCTTCGAGGCGGGCTTCGACGGCGTCGAGTTCCACGCGGCGTCGGGCTACCTACCCGAGCAATTCCTCTCCTCGGAGACCAACCGCCGCACCGACCGGTACGGCGGCTCGATCGAGAACCGGCTGCGCTTCACCCTCGAGGCGCTCGAGGCGATCGTCTCGGTACGCGGCGGCGGCAGGGTCGGGATCAAGATCGCTCCGGAGCTCGGCTTCAACGACTTGCGGGACGAGACGCCGCTCGAGACCTACGGGCAGCTGGCGGAGTCGATCGCGCCGCTGGGGCTCGCCTACCTCCACGTGACGCCAGGGGCCCGGCCGGAGACCTGGCACGAGCTCCTCCGGCAGCGGTTCGGCGGCGCGTACCTCGCCGGCGGCGGCTTCGACCAGCAGCGGGCGACCGCGCTGCTCGCCGCGGGCGGCGCGGACGGCATCGTCTTCGGCAACGCCTTCATCGCCAACCCCGACCTGCCGGCGCGCTTCCGCCTGGGGGCCCCGCTGGCAGAGGCGGACCGCTCCACGTTCTACTCGCCGGGACCGTCGGGCTACATCGACTACCCGGCGGTCGCGGCGTAG
- a CDS encoding NAD(P)-dependent alcohol dehydrogenase → MKAAIVERFGPPEVIRWGERPRPAPKASEILVAVEAAALNPVDARLRGGYLSWLTSWRLPRGTGLDFAGVVAEVGAKVEGFRPGDAVFGSLPPLDPQGSCSEFVRVAPAHLARNEAGLAPEVAAALGTAGCAALAAVESVRAGERCLVIGASGSVGFLAAQLARSRGAEVTVVTSGRHVERLRAAGFTRLIDYERAPLQSRPERFDVVIEAAGASDFAALRHLLADRGTFVALSPTASMVLHHLRALVTRGPRLRLLASRVTPACLAHLAAEVAAGRLLPPPIETMPPAAIVEAHRRLESKHAGAKLVVRLR, encoded by the coding sequence ATGAAGGCGGCGATCGTGGAGCGCTTCGGTCCGCCCGAGGTGATCCGCTGGGGCGAGCGGCCCCGTCCAGCGCCGAAGGCCAGCGAGATCCTCGTGGCGGTGGAGGCAGCGGCGCTCAACCCGGTCGACGCCAGGCTCCGCGGCGGCTACCTGTCGTGGCTCACCAGCTGGCGGCTGCCCCGGGGCACCGGCCTCGACTTCGCCGGCGTGGTGGCGGAGGTGGGCGCGAAGGTCGAGGGCTTTCGACCGGGTGACGCCGTCTTCGGATCGCTGCCGCCCCTCGATCCGCAGGGCAGCTGCAGCGAATTCGTCCGCGTCGCGCCGGCGCACCTCGCGCGCAACGAGGCAGGCCTCGCGCCGGAGGTGGCGGCGGCGCTCGGCACCGCGGGCTGCGCCGCCCTCGCCGCGGTGGAGTCCGTCCGCGCGGGCGAGCGATGCCTCGTGATCGGCGCCTCGGGATCGGTCGGTTTTCTGGCAGCGCAGCTCGCCAGGTCGCGGGGGGCCGAGGTCACCGTGGTGACGAGCGGCAGGCACGTCGAGCGCCTCCGGGCTGCGGGCTTCACCCGCCTCATCGACTACGAGCGGGCGCCGCTGCAGAGCCGGCCGGAACGCTTCGACGTGGTGATCGAGGCTGCAGGCGCCTCGGACTTCGCCGCGCTCCGCCACCTGCTCGCGGATCGCGGGACCTTCGTCGCCCTCTCTCCCACGGCCTCGATGGTGCTGCATCACCTCCGCGCCCTCGTCACCCGGGGACCACGGCTGCGCCTCCTCGCCTCCCGGGTGACGCCTGCATGCCTCGCGCACCTCGCCGCGGAGGTGGCGGCGGGGCGCCTGCTCCCGCCGCCGATCGAGACGATGCCGCCGGCGGCGATCGTGGAGGCGCACCGGCGGCTCGAGTCGAAGCACGCCGGCGCGAAGCTGGTGGTGCGCCTCCGATGA
- a CDS encoding serine hydrolase domain-containing protein codes for MRKTMSITILSLLFGCGSARLERIHEARVPERLDALAAAGRAPGFALATVDTGGAVHTWAKGRADLTRGTPATVETTWLWFSATKIVTATAVLQLVERGLVDLDQPVVRYVPGFASVRNPHGRAVTVRHLLSHTSGLPNPMPVAWIHEAHLPGPSLDELTERLLRENDRLDFAPGARFAYSNLGYLVLGQLIERVSGERYEAYVQHHILDVLGMHSTGFVLPGGAATGYSRKWSAMGIAGRFLLDGRYFGETRDGFTALKAFVVDGAPYGGLVGTLPDMARFLGAHLGGGAYQGARILREESVALMQQPALDAKGKPLPMGLGWHLGTVDGERYAAHIGGGGGFRSEIRLYPALGYAVAVAGNETSFDTDAPVRLVVESER; via the coding sequence GTGAGGAAGACCATGTCCATCACCATCCTCTCGCTCCTCTTCGGCTGCGGATCCGCGCGCCTCGAGCGCATCCACGAGGCCCGCGTGCCCGAGCGGCTCGACGCGCTCGCCGCAGCGGGCAGGGCGCCGGGCTTCGCGCTGGCCACCGTCGACACCGGCGGCGCCGTCCACACCTGGGCGAAGGGACGCGCGGACCTCACCCGGGGCACGCCGGCGACCGTGGAGACCACCTGGCTCTGGTTCTCGGCCACCAAGATCGTCACCGCCACCGCGGTGCTCCAGCTCGTCGAGCGGGGCCTCGTCGATCTCGATCAGCCGGTGGTCCGTTACGTCCCGGGCTTCGCCTCGGTGCGCAACCCGCACGGCCGCGCGGTCACCGTCCGCCACCTGCTCTCCCATACCTCGGGCCTGCCCAACCCGATGCCGGTCGCCTGGATCCACGAGGCGCACCTGCCCGGCCCCTCCCTCGACGAGCTCACCGAGCGGCTCCTGCGGGAGAACGATCGGCTCGACTTCGCGCCGGGCGCGCGCTTCGCCTACTCGAACCTCGGCTACCTCGTCCTCGGCCAGCTCATCGAGCGGGTGAGCGGGGAGCGCTACGAGGCATACGTCCAGCACCACATCCTCGACGTGCTCGGCATGCACTCGACCGGCTTCGTCCTCCCCGGCGGCGCCGCCACGGGCTACAGCCGCAAATGGAGCGCGATGGGGATCGCGGGCCGCTTCCTCCTCGACGGGCGCTACTTCGGCGAGACCCGCGACGGCTTCACCGCCCTGAAGGCCTTCGTCGTCGACGGTGCGCCCTACGGCGGGCTCGTCGGCACGCTGCCCGACATGGCCCGCTTCCTCGGCGCCCACCTCGGCGGCGGCGCGTACCAGGGCGCGCGGATCCTGCGGGAAGAGTCGGTGGCGCTGATGCAGCAGCCGGCGCTCGACGCGAAGGGCAAGCCGCTGCCGATGGGGCTCGGCTGGCACCTCGGCACCGTCGACGGCGAGCGCTACGCCGCGCACATCGGCGGAGGCGGCGGCTTCCGCTCGGAGATCCGGCTCTATCCGGCCCTCGGCTACGCCGTCGCGGTGGCAGGCAACGAGACGAGCTTCGATACCGACGCGCCGGTCCGGCTGGTGGTGGAGAGTGAGCGATGA
- a CDS encoding TetR/AcrR family transcriptional regulator — MVRKKKEPASPRARILEAAERELLEKGPDDLSLRGVARRAGYSPASLYEHFESREAILQALADAANAALHERMAAAAAAAPAGEEALVAIGEAYVRFAHEESAPFLVLFQRLQTRRISPEQAPLPGSAAGLLRSTVEAAVAARGRKNLDVDRIAWGLWALSHGIAMLTLGHLAGFEADLRGTTAAVLRPAIRGWLGGEP, encoded by the coding sequence ATGGTGCGAAAGAAGAAGGAGCCCGCCAGCCCGCGGGCGAGGATCCTCGAAGCGGCGGAGCGCGAGCTGCTCGAGAAGGGACCGGACGATCTCTCCCTCCGCGGCGTGGCGCGGCGCGCGGGCTACAGCCCCGCCTCGCTCTACGAACATTTCGAGAGCAGGGAGGCGATCCTCCAGGCGCTCGCCGACGCCGCGAACGCGGCGCTGCACGAGCGAATGGCGGCAGCAGCAGCGGCAGCCCCTGCAGGCGAGGAGGCCCTCGTCGCCATCGGCGAGGCCTACGTCCGCTTTGCCCACGAGGAATCGGCGCCCTTCCTCGTGCTCTTCCAGCGGCTGCAGACCCGCCGCATCTCGCCCGAGCAGGCGCCGCTGCCGGGCTCCGCCGCAGGTCTGCTGCGCAGCACGGTGGAGGCCGCCGTCGCTGCGAGGGGGCGGAAGAACCTCGACGTCGACCGCATCGCCTGGGGCCTCTGGGCGCTCTCGCACGGCATCGCGATGCTCACCCTCGGCCACCTCGCCGGCTTCGAGGCGGATCTCCGCGGCACCACCGCCGCGGTCCTCCGCCCTGCGATCCGCGGCTGGCTCGGAGGGGAGCCGTGA
- a CDS encoding serine hydrolase domain-containing protein, with protein MRGEGFTCERIERVRSVMAGHVEHGEVPGLVWALHRRGESLVEAVGVQAVGSKVPMRGDTLFRITSMTKPVVAAAALALVEECRLRLDDPVDRFLPELADRRVLRRIDGPLDETVPAVRPITLRDLLTFRMGFGMSMEPSSHWPIEQAARELELCIGPPLPRTRLDADEWIRRLGTLPLMHQPGARWMYNTASDVLGVLLARATGKPLERVLQERIFEPLGMRDTGFHVPNEKLGRFASAYEPNGTGGIRLHDGAEESPWSRPPAFAAGRDGLVSTANDYLAFARMLLDKGRYDGRQLLSRRTVEVMVTDQITPAQKARSPFDPGFWDRNGWGFGVSVITRRDGIAATPGRFGWYGGYGTSWFSDPQEGLAGVLMTQRMLPPEIFEDFEVSAYQALTD; from the coding sequence ATGCGAGGAGAAGGCTTTACCTGCGAGCGGATCGAGCGCGTGCGGTCGGTCATGGCCGGCCACGTCGAGCACGGCGAGGTGCCCGGGCTGGTGTGGGCGCTGCACCGGCGGGGCGAGAGCCTGGTCGAGGCGGTCGGGGTGCAGGCCGTCGGCAGCAAGGTCCCGATGCGCGGCGACACGCTCTTCCGGATCACCTCGATGACCAAGCCCGTCGTCGCGGCAGCGGCGCTCGCCCTGGTGGAGGAATGCCGCCTGCGTCTCGACGATCCGGTGGATCGCTTCCTCCCCGAGCTGGCGGACCGGCGGGTGCTCCGGCGCATCGACGGGCCGCTCGACGAGACGGTGCCTGCGGTGCGGCCGATCACGCTGCGGGATCTGCTCACCTTCCGAATGGGCTTCGGCATGAGCATGGAGCCGTCGAGCCACTGGCCGATCGAGCAGGCCGCCAGGGAGCTCGAGCTCTGCATCGGCCCGCCGCTGCCGCGGACGCGCCTCGATGCCGACGAGTGGATCCGCCGGCTGGGGACGCTGCCGCTGATGCACCAGCCCGGCGCGCGCTGGATGTACAACACCGCCTCCGACGTGCTCGGCGTGCTGCTGGCGCGGGCGACCGGCAAACCGCTCGAGCGCGTCCTGCAGGAGCGGATCTTCGAGCCGCTGGGGATGCGCGACACCGGATTCCACGTGCCCAACGAGAAGCTCGGACGCTTCGCCTCCGCCTACGAGCCCAACGGTACCGGCGGGATCCGGCTCCACGACGGCGCCGAGGAGAGCCCGTGGAGCAGGCCGCCCGCCTTCGCCGCCGGGCGAGACGGGCTGGTCTCCACCGCGAACGACTACCTCGCCTTCGCCAGGATGCTCCTCGACAAGGGGCGGTACGACGGCAGGCAGCTGCTCTCGCGACGCACGGTGGAGGTGATGGTCACCGACCAGATCACCCCGGCGCAGAAGGCACGCTCACCCTTCGATCCGGGCTTCTGGGATCGGAACGGGTGGGGGTTCGGTGTCTCGGTGATCACGCGGCGGGACGGCATCGCCGCCACGCCCGGGCGCTTCGGCTGGTACGGCGGCTACGGCACCTCGTGGTTCTCCGATCCACAGGAGGGCCTCGCCGGCGTGCTGATGACGCAGCGGATGCTGCCACCCGAGATCTTCGAGGACTTCGAGGTCTCGGCCTACCAGGCGCTCACGGATTGA